In the genome of Populus trichocarpa isolate Nisqually-1 chromosome 6, P.trichocarpa_v4.1, whole genome shotgun sequence, one region contains:
- the LOC18100605 gene encoding iron-sulfur cluster co-chaperone protein HscB homolog, with translation MLKAKKKLWSPLSKRLLQTRTISSTTCGFLQNQQQHLSNSQPHSPFPFFSYNNNNKKIQTSSSSGFSSHFLSFSGKSFCSAQSSEKTNLRCWNCNAEPQNAPFLVCESCTTIQPVDHSVDYFQIFGLENKYEIEEDHNLEVKYKNWQKKLHPDLVHSKPEKEREFAAEQSARVIDAYRTLNNALSRAIYILKLEGVNVNEEETVSEPELLAEIMEIREAVEEAPDYQALKEIQSLMQEKLQNWSNSFASAFQGHKFEEAKNCIRRMTYYDRVNEEIVKRL, from the exons atgttgAAAGCAAAGAAGAAGCTATGGAGTCCTCTCTCCAAACGTCTCCTCCAGACCAGAACCATCTCTTCAACGACATGTGGCTTCTTACAGAACCAACAACAGCATCTCTCCAATTCACAACCTCACtctccctttcctttcttttcctacaacaacaacaacaaaaaaatccagACTTCATCTTCAAGTGGGTTTTCCTcccactttctctctttttcaggGAAAAGTTTCTGCTCTGCCCAATCTTCCGAGAAAACCAACCTCAGATGCTGGAACTGTAATGCCGAGCCTCAAAACGCACCGTTTTTGGTCTGCGAGTCTTGTACAACCATCCAGCCTGTTGATCACTCTGTTGATTACTTCCAAATATTTGGCCT GGAAAACAAGTATGAAATAGAGGAGGATCATAATTTGGAGGTGAAGTATAAAAATTGGCAGAAAAAATTGCATCCTGATTTAGTTCATTCAAAACCTGAG aaagagagagagtttgcTGCAGAACAATCAGCTAGGGTGATTGATGCTTACCGGACGCTGAACAATGCCTTGTCAAGGGCAATATACATT CTGAAACTTGAAGGTGTAAATgttaatgaagaagaaacagtGTCAGAACCAGAGCTGCTAGCTGAG ATTATGGAAATCAGGGAAGCAGTTGAAGAGGCACCTGACTATCAGGCTTTAAAGGAGATCCAGTCTTTG ATGCAAGAGAAATTACAAAACTGGTCTAATTCCTTTGCAAGTGCATTCCAAGGCCATAAATTTGAAGAAGCTAAAAATTGCATCCGGAGAATGACTTATTATGACCGTGTAAATGAAGAAATTGTGAAGAGGCTTTAA
- the LOC18100606 gene encoding uncharacterized protein LOC18100606, translating to MGKSGKISQYRERLDQTLASPELTNLDALKTLIRNQLVHSSLDETEGCSDNLIENRTKHVSSFLDMLRSASVSENEVSRTSETSHGGWKIKEDHEEFRVMYRPGPEGTPFHSLLVEGYVDGTIDTCLCVSWEATLYRKWWPQYSFPPFKITICECLQKIRISEQISLVRVKVTWPMTAREAVVHYVLFEHLQDGLVVVIISTISDLEGIDKNTHGFSKDGIPEAKDVVRIDMMGGFAIQKVTPGRSYFRTIANMDLKLDFVPPSLMNFITRQLVGNGFTLYQKAVASVSNHDEDYRKALEAPMYARIREALYSTENANEAMEWKEPKADACLLQQEHSAEDIKENLGDVELNILGDNDASEASPENAQVVVNKSFGEIKEENNQESRHLKDESLGVMELNSHGDDGASEAFPDNAPLMDNKSFGDIKEEKNPESRHLNDGMRGMEQRVHCNDHGNESWRNIALATGRKTFIEIEEEESEDSRRLMRDCRVIGQTSSKNISRKSPGNCTRNIRISSDVGRALETLEKAISVVREYGNSLTRSFSRKTNEENKNLEKDAENDPTHLQDSGGRSNAEVSVEASNKGKRVGRSSSSNSFSNREIRRAGSRETSHNKITPASPDQYISIPSETHHVALYSSENGKDETTEVRAMDLTTQGDKQMSLEVNGIHENVFIEGKKLTRQTNYRYCCFGSTYE from the exons ATGGGGAAGAGTGGAAAGATCTCTCAATACAGAGAGAGGCTGGACCAGACACTGGCATCCCCTGAACTGACAAATCTTGACGCACTTAAAACCCTTATCAGGAATCAACTTGTTCACTCTTCGCTTGATGAAACCGAAG GATGCAGCGacaatttaatagaaaatagaaCTAAACATGTGTCCTCTTTTCTTGACATGTTGAGGAGTGCTTCTGTAAGTGAAAATGAGGTGTCAAGAACCAGTGAGACATCACATGGTGGATGGAAA ATAAAAGAGGATCATGAAGAGTTCCGTGTTATGTATCGCCCAGGACCTGAGGGTACTCCCTTTCATTCATTACTTGTCGAAGGTTATGTTGATGGAACTATCGATACTT GCTTATGCGTCTCTTGGGAGGCGACACTCTACAGGAAATG GTGGCCCCAGTATAGTTTCCCACCTTTTAAAATCACCATTTGTGAATGCTTGCAAAAGATCCGGATCAGTGAACAGATATCTCTAGTGAG GGTGAAGGTTACATGGCCGATGACGGCTAGGGAGGCTGTTGTGCACTATGTTTTGTTTGAACACCTCCAAGATGGTCTGGTTGTTGTTATCATAAGCACG ATCTCGGATTTGGAGGGCATTGATAAAAATACCCATGGATTTTCAAAAGATGGAATCCCTGAAGCAAAGGATGTGGTAAGGATTGATATGATGGGTGGCTTTGCCATCCAAAAAGTGACCCCAGGAAGAAGTTATTTTCG GACAATAGCAAATATGGATTTGAAGCTGGATTTTGTCCCTCCATCTCTCATGAACTTCATCACAAGGCAGCTCGTTGGCAATGGTTTCACACTCTATCAGAAG GCAGTGGCTTCTGTGTCTAACCATGATGAAGACTACAGAAAGGCTTTGGAAGCTCCAATGTATGCTCGAATACGCGAGGCTCTTTATTCTACTGAAAACGCAAATGAGGCCATGGAATGGAAAGAGCCTAAAGCAGATGCTTGCCTTCTACAGCAAGAGCATTCTGCTGAAGATATAAAAGAAAACTTGGGAGATGTTGAACTGAATATTCTTGGAGACAATGATGCAAGTGAAGCTTCTCCAGAAAATGCACAAGTTGTGGTAAACAAATCCTTTGGTGAGATCaaggaagaaaataatcaagaaagcAGACACTTGAAGGATGAAAGCTTGGGAGTTATGGAACtgaatagtcatggagatgatgGTGCAAGCGAAGCTTTTCCAGACAATGCACCACTTATGGACAATAAATCCTTTGGTGATATCAAGGAAGAAAAGAATCCAGAAAGCAGACACTTGAACGATGGAATGCGAGGGATGGAGCAGAGAGTTCATTGCAATGACCATGGAAATGAAAGTTGGCGAAACATTGCACTTGCTACAGGTAGGAAAACTTTTATTGAGATTGAGgaagaagaaagtgaagatAGCAGACGATTAATGAGGGATTGCAGAGTTATAGGTCAAACTTCAAGCAAAAATATTTCCCGAAAGAGTCCTGGAAACTGTACAAGGAATATACGTATCAGTTCTGATGTAGGGAGAGCTTTAGAAACTCTAGAGAAGGCCATTTCTGTGGTCCGGGAATACGGTAATTCTCTTACCAGGTCTTTCtctagaaaaacaaatgaagaaaataaaaaccttgAAAAGGATGCAGAAAATGATCCAACTCATTTACAAGACAGTGGAGGCCGTTCAAATGCTGAGGTCTCTGTTGAAGCATCCAATAAAGGAAAACGTGTTGGGAGGAGTTCATCCAGCAATAGCTTCAGCAACCGTGAAATCAG GCGTGCAGGTTCAAGGGAAACAAGCCATAACAAGATAACGCCTGCATCACCAGATCAATACATTTCAATTCCTAGTGAAACTCACCATGTTGCTTTATATTCTTCTGAAAATGGGAAAGATGAAACAACAGAGGTAAGAGCTATGGACCTAACCACGCAAGGCGACAAGCAAATGAGCCTTGAGGTAAATGGCATCCATGAAAATGTTTTCATTGAAGGGAAGAAACTTACTCGGCAAACAAATTATAGATACTGTTGTTTTGGTTCCACATACGAGTAG